One Synergistaceae bacterium DNA segment encodes these proteins:
- a CDS encoding iron transporter, whose protein sequence is MKKLVLALMLVAAASVAFAAPAPVSMKPGEAGFEEIPIGETQVGPYNVAAVYFQAVDMYPTGKGLSREESDMHLEADIHLKPEDAIKYGFGNGEDIWPAYLTVKYEISKIDGTVVMDGSFMPMNADDGPHYGANIAKGLPVGPYKLKFIIEPPTDYLLHIDDETGVPAKEAAKEFFKTHTVIFDWNYTAEQLQND, encoded by the coding sequence ATGAAGAAGTTAGTGTTAGCATTAATGCTTGTGGCAGCCGCAAGTGTTGCGTTTGCGGCACCCGCGCCCGTGTCGATGAAGCCCGGCGAGGCTGGCTTCGAGGAAATCCCCATCGGCGAAACTCAGGTCGGCCCGTACAACGTAGCGGCAGTGTACTTCCAGGCAGTAGACATGTACCCGACAGGCAAGGGGCTTTCACGCGAGGAGTCAGACATGCACCTTGAGGCAGATATTCACCTGAAGCCTGAAGACGCAATCAAGTACGGTTTCGGCAACGGCGAAGACATCTGGCCGGCATACCTCACAGTGAAGTACGAAATCTCCAAGATTGACGGCACTGTAGTAATGGACGGCTCATTCATGCCCATGAACGCGGACGACGGCCCCCACTACGGCGCGAACATCGCAAAGGGTCTCCCTGTAGGACCGTACAAGCTGAAGTTCATCATCGAGCCTCCGACTGATTATCTGCTTCACATCGACGATGAGACAGGCGTACCCGCGAAAGAGGCCGCAAAAGAGTTCTTCAAGACGCACACTGTGATATTCGACTGGAACTACACGGCAGAACAGCTGCAGAACGACTAA
- a CDS encoding Sir2 silent information regulator family NAD-dependent deacetylase — MIERLRKALADAEVIIVGAGSGLSTSAGYTYTGERFTKYFADFEEKYGFTDMYSGGFYPYSSPEEFWAYWSRYIFINRYTDIPKPVYSDLLRLVYGKNYFVITTNVDHCFQRAGFDKARLFYTQGDYGLFQCSLPCHKKTYDNEQTIRAMFSQQKDMRVPSELIPHCPVCGRPMTMNLRSDDSFVEDEGWHKAARRFIDFLDACDERRTLFLDLGTGMNTPSIIKFPFWKMTRYNPQAVYACINLGEAYVPERAGISDRSICIDDDIGNVVEKLL, encoded by the coding sequence ATGATTGAGAGATTGAGGAAGGCACTTGCTGATGCAGAAGTGATTATTGTAGGTGCAGGCTCAGGGCTGTCGACATCGGCGGGCTACACGTACACCGGCGAACGCTTCACGAAATACTTTGCGGACTTCGAGGAGAAATACGGCTTCACGGACATGTACTCGGGAGGGTTTTACCCGTACTCTTCGCCGGAAGAGTTCTGGGCGTACTGGAGCAGGTACATCTTCATCAACAGGTACACGGACATTCCCAAGCCGGTATATTCTGACTTGTTGAGGCTCGTTTACGGCAAAAATTATTTCGTCATCACCACGAACGTAGACCACTGCTTCCAGAGGGCTGGCTTCGATAAAGCGAGGCTGTTCTACACGCAGGGGGATTACGGACTGTTCCAGTGCTCGCTTCCGTGCCACAAAAAGACTTACGACAACGAGCAGACCATACGGGCGATGTTCTCACAGCAGAAGGACATGCGCGTTCCGTCGGAGCTAATTCCTCACTGCCCCGTGTGCGGGCGGCCGATGACGATGAACCTGCGGAGTGATGACTCATTCGTCGAGGACGAGGGCTGGCACAAAGCCGCGAGAAGATTCATTGATTTCCTCGATGCATGTGATGAGAGAAGGACGCTGTTTCTGGATCTGGGTACTGGGATGAACACTCCTAGCATCATCAAATTTCCGTTCTGGAAGATGACGCGCTACAACCCGCAAGCTGTTTACGCCTGCATAAATCTCGGCGAGGCATACGTCCCTGAACGCGCAGGAATCTCTGACCGCTCGATCTGCATTGATGACGACATCGGCAACGTCGTAGAAAAGCTGCTTTGA
- a CDS encoding FTR1 family iron permease has protein sequence MILALIFASANESEAARKKKHYDDWRGVAADMALEFNAAIQDVKDDKYQDAYNHVNDAYFKYYEVQGVERTVMYAISAARVNHIEAQFRDIKHVLLGNQQKEKDSLLQQIEDLKIKVYKDSMVLDGMAEVSDPDSVGQAIYTDTQVPRPVLASVPAQQEAPAVSETPSEPASAPSTPKAPVNRDWLTFVTAFGLLVREGLEAILVIAAIVAYLIKTGNKNMLKGVYLGSFAAIGASILLAWALEALMGEQSGVARELLEGWTMFLAVAVLFYVSNWMLSKADNIAWEQYISGKVQQSIDSKSQWTLIFAAFIAVMREGAELILFYSAAFTGGMSNPTYIAYGIGAGILVLVIVWVCFRYFSVRLPLRAFFLFTSILLFLMCISFMGKGVVELTEADVITGRTVIPSMKGFSIEILSIYDRAETLIPQIMLVIAAAWITIPHLFRKKGSTPEK, from the coding sequence ATGATACTTGCCCTGATTTTTGCCTCAGCGAACGAATCCGAAGCCGCGCGCAAGAAGAAGCATTATGACGACTGGCGCGGAGTTGCGGCAGATATGGCGTTGGAGTTCAACGCGGCGATTCAGGACGTTAAGGACGACAAGTACCAAGACGCATATAACCACGTCAATGATGCGTACTTCAAATACTACGAAGTTCAAGGCGTAGAACGAACAGTAATGTATGCGATTTCTGCGGCGCGGGTGAACCACATCGAGGCACAGTTCAGAGACATCAAACATGTTTTGCTCGGCAACCAGCAGAAGGAGAAGGACAGCCTTCTTCAGCAGATAGAGGACTTGAAAATTAAGGTGTACAAGGACTCGATGGTTCTCGACGGAATGGCCGAAGTCTCTGACCCTGACAGCGTCGGACAAGCAATCTACACAGATACGCAAGTTCCGCGCCCGGTTCTGGCTTCTGTCCCGGCACAGCAGGAAGCTCCCGCAGTCAGCGAGACACCCTCCGAGCCAGCGTCTGCTCCGTCAACGCCGAAAGCTCCCGTGAACCGCGACTGGCTGACGTTCGTTACAGCGTTCGGGCTTCTGGTGCGTGAGGGGCTTGAAGCCATCCTCGTAATCGCGGCAATCGTGGCATACCTCATCAAGACCGGCAACAAGAACATGTTGAAGGGAGTATATCTCGGTTCGTTCGCGGCAATCGGCGCAAGCATTCTCCTCGCGTGGGCACTTGAAGCACTCATGGGAGAACAGAGCGGCGTTGCACGTGAGCTGTTGGAGGGCTGGACGATGTTCCTTGCTGTTGCGGTGCTGTTCTACGTCAGCAACTGGATGCTGTCGAAGGCAGATAACATTGCGTGGGAGCAGTACATCAGCGGAAAGGTTCAGCAGTCAATCGACAGTAAATCACAGTGGACGTTAATTTTTGCGGCCTTCATCGCGGTAATGAGGGAAGGTGCAGAATTAATCCTGTTCTACTCTGCGGCCTTCACCGGCGGAATGAGCAACCCTACATACATTGCTTACGGCATCGGCGCAGGAATCCTCGTGCTGGTGATTGTGTGGGTGTGCTTCAGGTATTTCAGCGTGAGGCTTCCGCTGAGGGCGTTCTTCCTGTTCACGAGCATCCTGCTTTTCCTGATGTGCATATCGTTCATGGGGAAGGGAGTCGTTGAGCTCACAGAAGCCGACGTAATCACAGGACGCACAGTGATACCCTCGATGAAGGGCTTCAGCATCGAGATACTGAGCATCTACGACAGGGCGGAGACACTCATTCCACAGATAATGCTTGTGATAGCGGCGGCATGGATAACAATTCCGCACCTGTTCAGGAAAAAGGGCAGTACCCCCGAGAAGTAA
- a CDS encoding protein-ADP-ribose hydrolase: protein MNDRISRLIDFLLEDMPEYRKEARNFPDPRILLRSLMNVRPPLPLSPEFLKLQDEVLSAERDAKGVVDAEALPEVEEGISLWQGDITRLKADAIVNAANSLMMGCFIPCHRCIDNAIHSAAGLQLRDECHSLMTAQGHEEPTGSAKITLGYNLPAKHVIHTVGPVVHGELTEQNCRDLESCYRSCLELAEREGLHSIAFCCISTGEFHFPNDKAASIAVKTVREFLRKSVSVRRVIFNVFKDYDLELYRKELSQ from the coding sequence ATGAATGACAGGATAAGCAGGCTGATAGATTTTCTGCTTGAAGACATGCCCGAATACCGCAAAGAAGCCCGGAACTTCCCTGATCCGCGAATACTTCTGCGTTCGCTGATGAACGTCCGGCCTCCTCTGCCGCTGTCCCCTGAGTTCCTGAAGTTACAGGATGAAGTTCTCTCGGCGGAACGAGACGCTAAAGGTGTCGTTGACGCGGAGGCTTTGCCTGAGGTTGAGGAGGGAATATCGCTTTGGCAAGGGGACATCACGCGCCTCAAGGCTGACGCAATCGTGAATGCCGCCAACAGCCTGATGATGGGCTGCTTCATTCCGTGCCACAGGTGCATTGACAACGCGATACACTCTGCGGCCGGGCTGCAGCTCCGCGATGAGTGCCACAGCCTCATGACCGCGCAGGGGCACGAAGAACCCACAGGTTCGGCCAAGATTACGCTGGGCTACAACCTCCCGGCAAAGCACGTCATCCACACAGTCGGGCCGGTGGTTCACGGGGAACTTACGGAGCAGAACTGCAGAGACCTCGAGAGCTGCTACAGGTCGTGCCTCGAGCTCGCGGAACGTGAGGGGCTTCACAGCATAGCTTTCTGCTGTATCTCGACGGGAGAATTTCACTTCCCGAACGACAAGGCAGCAAGCATCGCCGTTAAGACAGTCAGAGAGTTTCTGCGCAAATCTGTTTCCGTCAGACGGGTAATCTTCAACGTCTTCAAGGACTATGACCTCGAGCTTTACAGAAAGGAGTTATCACAATGA